GCGATCCTCGCCGGCACGCCGCGCGGGCTGCTCGTCACCGGCATGCTGGGCGGCGGCTTCCAGGCCGCCAGCGGGCACTGGTCGCAGGGCTGCACGGGGCAGTGGATCGAAGGCGGTGCGCTCGCCTACCCGGTGCGCGAGGTGACCGTGGCCGGCAATCTCGATGCGATCCTCGGCGCCGTCGACGCCGTGGGCGACGATCTCGACTTCAGCCTGGGCGCCGTGACCAGTCCCACCCTGCGGGTGGCCGAGCTGGCCGTCGGCGGTCGCTAGGGGCGGCGATGCGCTGGGCCCTCGTCGGACCGCTCCATCCCTATCGCGGCGGCATCGCGCACTACGGCGCGCTGCTCGCCCGGGAGCTGGCGGGCGCGGACGAGGTCGCGGCCTTCAACTACCGCCGCCTGTATCCGGGGCTGCTCTTTCCCGGCCGCACGCAGTACGACGCGAGCGCCAGTCCCTTCGCGCTGCCGGCGCCGCGCCTGCTCGACAGCCTCGATCCGCTGAGCTGGCGGCGCACCGCGCTGGCGATCGCGGCGGCCGCGCCCGACGCCGTCCTCTGCCACTGGTGGCAGCCCTTCTTCGGCCCTGCGCTGGGCGGCGTTCTCGGCGGCCTCGCTCGCCGCGCGCCCGCCTGCCGGCGGGTGCTCCTCTGCCACAACGTGCTGCCCCACGAGAGGAGCCGGCTGGACTTGCTCTTCGCCCGCCGCGCCTTCGCTCGCGCCGAGGGCTTCCTCGTCCACAGCGAGAGCGACGCCGCCGTGCTGCGGGCGCTCCTGCCCGGGGCGCGGCTGCGCGTGCACCCGCATCCGAGCTACGACGCCTTCGCGGCGGAGGCGCCGACGCCGGCCGCCGCTCGCGCCGCGCTCGGCATCGCCCCCGGCGTTCGCGTGCTGCTCTTCTTCGGTTACGTGCGCGCCTACAAGGGCCTCGACCTCGCCCTGCGCGCCCTCGCCCAGCTCAGGGACGAGGATCCGGCACTCACCCTGCTCGTCGTGGGGGAGTTCT
This bacterium DNA region includes the following protein-coding sequences:
- a CDS encoding glycosyltransferase; the encoded protein is MRWALVGPLHPYRGGIAHYGALLARELAGADEVAAFNYRRLYPGLLFPGRTQYDASASPFALPAPRLLDSLDPLSWRRTALAIAAAAPDAVLCHWWQPFFGPALGGVLGGLARRAPACRRVLLCHNVLPHERSRLDLLFARRAFARAEGFLVHSESDAAVLRALLPGARLRVHPHPSYDAFAAEAPTPAAARAALGIAPGVRVLLFFGYVRAYKGLDLALRALAQLRDEDPALTLLVVGEFYEPRARTEALIEELGLRHRVRIVDRYVPNEEVARYFQAADLVLQPYRSATQSGIAQIALACGRPVLATRVGGLPEQIEDGVSGLLVPPEAPAALAAAIRRYFAEDLATRLAPP